DNA sequence from the Carboxydothermus pertinax genome:
GTTAAAATTTTCTCTTCCCGGTTTTCGTTAGCATTTAAACTTTTAATCATAACTTGCCATTTCTTTTCTTTCGCTTTGGCTTCAAAGGTTTTTATTAAATCTTTTTCCTCCTTACTTTTGGCTACCATCAGGAAAATTTTAGGTGGCAAAGGTTTTCTTTTTTTATCGGGACAACCGGTAAGGCTAATTATTAAAGAAACTGCCAAAAAAAATACAAGAGCTTTTTTCATTTTCAAAAACCCCCCTTTACATTTATTTTTGTAAAAATACCGGCAGTTTATCCACTTAGTCCTTTACAAATCCCAGGGGTTCTGTTATTATATAGTAAATAATATTTTTGCTCTATTATATAATAATATTTGCTAACAATTTTTTGAGGGGGGCTTGAAATGACGTTATACATCGATTACGACGCATGTCTAAAGGAACCCACCTGTCCCGCCGCCACCTATTGCAGCACTAAAGCTCTTTACTTTCATCCCGAAGAAAGCCGGCTTTTTTTCAACCCCGATCTTTGCAACGGCTGCGGGCAATGCATCCAGAAGTGTGCTTTAAACGCCCTCT
Encoded proteins:
- a CDS encoding ATP-binding protein → MTLYIDYDACLKEPTCPAATYCSTKALYFHPEESRLFFNPDLCNGCGQCIQKCALNALSLFETTEELGIFLEKITRARENFTSKLESIIGLK